CAAACTCGAGCAAGAGCGTCACATGGCACAGCTCCTGGAAGTAACGCAGGCTGGGGCGGGCGAGTTGGCAGAAACGATCAAAGCCAGCGTAGAGCAGATTTTCGCGCTGCGGCAGGCCTGCGTAGAGGTGGAAGAGACACCCATAGAGGTTGTTGTCCACCCATCCCCCAACCTTGTAGAACGGATCACCTGGACCGTCGCCCTTGTCATCCTTGAGTTCAATAAAGGCATGCAACGCGGCCGAGGGATCGCTCGCACGGTTCACGAGGGCACCGAGCACGACACTCGCCCTGGGCTTGGCAGCATCGACCAGTGACGCACCCGTGTACTCCTTCTTGAGCCCATGTCTGCCCAGCCCCTTGTCGATCATCTCGATCAGACGGCGCTTCAGCGGATCGTCGCGGAGTACCTCACGCGCGATGTCCGTGGAGGTAAGGCGAGGAAGAAGCTCGCGCACACGGCCGACCACCTTGGTCCGGTAGTCACTGGTCAGTCGATAGGACAGGTCCTTGCGATCGTAGAGCTTTTGCGGAACGAAGGCTGGGCAGTCGAAACTCACTCCCTTGAGGTACAGCCGCAGCAAAAACAACTCGGCAGCGAGCAACTCGAACTCTGTGACTGAAGACAGCAGCTCTTCGAGGTCGATCTTTCGCAGGTCGTGCATCTCGACAATTCGCTCGTCGCTGCTCGTCTTGAAGTCTGTCACTGCTCCGCGCTTATGCGCGATGTGGACGGCCAGGCGCAGGTGGGGGTGCTTGATGGAGTCGCAGATGACCATGCGTTGCACTTCAACGAGATTCTCGAACTCGTCGATGAATGCTCGGAAGGACAGAGCTTTCAGGCGGGGCGATGACCGCGCCAGATCTTCGGCAAGCCTGGGCAGCACTGTGGCGAACGACAGAAACATTGGCTGCGCGTAGCTTCTTGGATTGCGGACCCAAAGGTCGAGCTCGCTGAGTCTCAAGTCGACAAAGGTGCCAAGCTCACTCACGGTTGAGACCTGCTGGTTGAACTGCAGCGCGAGCGCAGGGCTGATCCGCTGAGACATCACATCCAATGGGCCGGCTGCAAGGTCGGCAGACGCGATGTTCAAGAGTGCCTGATAGGCCTCCGCCAGCAGTTGGAGAGTGACGTAGTGCGAGAACGCCAGCCGGGACTGTTCAGGGCCTAACCAAGAGGACGTCATGAGAGAGCAGAAGCCGGTATCGGGGCGAAGGTACAGCCCAACGCTCTCCAGTGCGGAGTCGTCGATCCCCAGCTTCTTCGGACTGAAGGTAGTGCTGTGGCAGAAATGGCGGATGAACATCGTCTTGCCGCAGCCTCGGCCACCCAAGATGCGCACCGATTTAGTGTCGGCGAAGATGCTGATGCGGTTGAAGAATGGCGGAACGATGAACTGGTCCGAGACGTCGGCTGGCAGTTGCTCGGCCCGGTTCTTGAGGAATGCTTCGGCAAGGATGGACACGCGTTCTCCCTAGCGATCAAAAAGGGGTTCCCACTGCGCCGATCGAATCGACAGCATGGGCAGAGAGTTGTTTGGAACAGCATGCTCGAAAGCCACAAGCAAATCCAGGCAGTGGGGAGTACTGGCCGGAATGCCATTTCGCGCGCACAACTTCGCGACATGGTCTCGCACGTTTTGCACGGTGTTGGCTTGGTCGACGCCCCATATATGGGGCGCGGTCGCTGATCCGCGAAAGAACTGGTGGCTGCTGTCGAGCGTCTCCACGGCAAGGATCTGCAGCCAGGGGAGCGCCTTCTTCAGGTTGCTCAAGCCTTGACCAAATGCGAGCAGGGGGCAATAGACCAAGCACCGCTTCTTCGAGTGTTCTTCGAGCTCGTAGTGGCTTGCGAAGCTCTTGAACTGCTGACCGGAGCCGACCAGATCATCGATGAAGATGAGCACTTTCACGTCTTCGAGTAGCTCCTTCAGCCGTTCGGGTCGGCAGAGCAATGGCTTTGCCACGTTCAGGTGGCGCTTGAACTGGCGAATCATCACAGCGCCGCTCTTTCCAGGCGTCTTCTCGAAGGCGCCATCCACCGCCACGATCCGAATCGGCGACTTGGCGGTGCCATTGTTCAGCGCTTCGTAGATGGTTTCCAGATCCGCAAAAGACCATCCGCCATGCTCGCGCAAGACGCGTGGGAGCTCGCATTCCATGAGGTGCTGGAAGGAGCTCTTTACCATCGCGTCAGAACGATAAGTCAAGCCATTGAGAAGATGGGCCGCGAGATACTTGTCCTCGAGGGATACAAAGTTGGCCAACCAGTTGTTCAGCCGGATGGGATCGATCCCTGTGATGATGCCTTTGCGCAGCAGCAGCCGAAACCGTAGGTCGACGTCCTGAAAGAAGCCTGACTGGTCTGTGGGTACATGAAATGCCATTCTTATGGTCTCCCTGCGAGTGCAGTTTATCTTCAATGCTGAGGGCACCCGCAGCATCACCGCCGAAAATGACCAACAGTGGTCGCCCAAAGAGCAGGAGCTGATGAGCACCTGAGGCTAATTGCGGCCCTTCGCGAAGTCCATCACGAGCGTCTGCAACCAGCCTATTCCACCCGCTGAGGCTCCGAAGGCATTTCGGGCGACGTGCTCAATTAAGTTTTCGGCCTGGGAGATCCACGCGGCAGGTGCCTGTCTGCTTCGAGGCAGGCAGCGTAATGCTTTTGTCGCTGCACCATCGCCTGGAGATTCTTTCCGGCCTGCGCTATGACGTCCGCGACATGAGCTTCCACATCTAAAGCCGCCTTGCACCGCGCAGTAAAGCTCCTGGCGGATTGCATCAACTCGACTTACCTTTTCGCCTGCAGCCCATATCTGTGTGGCACCGAGAACAACCTTGTTTGTCGATGCAGGCTGAGTAGGGGACTTCCTTGGATTGTGGTTTAGCCATATACTTATCCATATGGCTAACTATTCAGTCTCTCTGAACCAGGTATTCCATGCACTGGCGGACCCGACCCGGTGTGCCATCGTGTGTGCGCTGATCGGCGGAGCCCAGACCGTGTCGGCATTGGCGGCGCCTTTTGACATGGCGCTGCCATCCTTCCTGAAGCACCTGACGGTACTGGAGAGCAGCGGCTTGATCCGCAGCAGCAAGCAGGGGCGCACACGCACCTGTGAACTGGTGCCGGAGGGGCTGCGCCAGGCAGAGCAGTGGTTGGCCGAGCAGCGCGCCATGTGGGAGGCTCGATCCGACCGCATGGCTGCATTCGTCGAACGCCTTCACCAAGAGGAGCAACACCATGCCCAACAACGACGCCAACGCGGCTGATACCCGCGATCTGGTCATCATCCGCACCTTGCGAGCACCGCGCGCGACCCTGTGGCGGGCCTGGACAGAGCCCGAGCTGCTGAAGGAATGGTGGTGTCCCAAGCCCTGGACCACTGAGGTCCGCGCCTTCGAACTGCGCCCCGGCGGCGCCTTTCACACCACAATGCGCGGCCCCGAGGGCGGTGTCAGCGACAACCCTGGCAGCTTTCTGGAAATTGTGTCGCAGAAGCGCCTCGTATTCACCTCCATGCTGCTGGG
The window above is part of the Diaphorobacter sp. HDW4B genome. Proteins encoded here:
- a CDS encoding helix-turn-helix transcriptional regulator, whose protein sequence is MANYSVSLNQVFHALADPTRCAIVCALIGGAQTVSALAAPFDMALPSFLKHLTVLESSGLIRSSKQGRTRTCELVPEGLRQAEQWLAEQRAMWEARSDRMAAFVERLHQEEQHHAQQRRQRG
- a CDS encoding SRPBCC family protein encodes the protein MPNNDANAADTRDLVIIRTLRAPRATLWRAWTEPELLKEWWCPKPWTTEVRAFELRPGGAFHTTMRGPEGGVSDNPGSFLEIVSQKRLVFTSMLLGGWRPHVPWIGFTAVITMEDEGAGSRYTTRVMHPDDTAREQHEKLGFFEGWGTVITQLDLFALSLR